The nucleotide sequence GGAGGAGACCCGGCTGCGAATCCCATTCGCGCAGACCCCGGTAATAGAAGGCTTTCATGTCGTCGGTGATGATGAAGGGCACGACGCCACTCGCCAGACACTCACCCAGCATGATTAATCTCCCGACCCGGCCGTTGCCGTCCCGGAAAGGGTGGATGCGCTCGAAGCACACGTGCATGTCAATGATCTCTTCCAGGGTGTGGCGCTGAGCCGGACGATAACGGGTCAGGAGCGCACCTATCGCCTCAGGCACCTCTTCGGGCGGCGTCGTCGGCATCCCGGAGACCTCGTTGGGCACGCGCTTGTAGTCGCCGACGGCGAACCATTCCTTGGCGGCGTCGCCGGTCGCCGCCTTGAGAATGCGATGCAGACGCTTGATCGCACCCTCGGTGAGCGGCTCACCCACATGGTCGATTACAACGTCGATAG is from Actinomyces sp. 432 and encodes:
- a CDS encoding Fic family protein, whose amino-acid sequence is MTTDDDAPVTRPSRAATAPLLNDAAERVNVPGSPLLARLRAEKAERIKGGIYHRLQIDLTYSSNRIEGSRLSEEQTRLIFETRTLDASEGPVRVDDVVETSNHFRAIDVVIDHVGEPLTEGAIKRLHRILKAATGDAAKEWFAVGDYKRVPNEVSGMPTTPPEEVPEAIGALLTRYRPAQRHTLEEIIDMHVCFERIHPFRDGNGRVGRLIMLGECLASGVVPFIITDDMKAFYYRGLREWDSQPGLLLETCRAAQDRFKQHLDYFRIPYTG